Below is a genomic region from Phycisphaerae bacterium.
ATCCCCCACGCCGTCGCTGTCGCCGTCCTCCTGACCGGGGTTGGCGACGAAGTCGCAGTTGTCGCAGTCGTCCGGCAGCCCGTCGGTATCGCTGTCCGGCTCGCAGGCGTCGCCGATACCGTCGGAGTCGCAGTCCTCCTGATCGGGGTTGGTGTCGAGGTCGCAGTTATCGCAGGCGTCGCCGAGCGCGTCACCGTCGCCGTTCTCCTGGCCGGGGTTGGCTACGGCCACGCAGTTGTCGCAGGCATCGCCCACGCCGTCGCTGTCAGCGTCAGTCTGGCCGGGATTGTCGATGAGCAGACAGTTGTCGCAATCGTCGATGACGCCGTCGCTATCACCGTCCGTCTCGCAACTGTCGAGGGTACCGTCGGAATCGCAATCGGTCTGATCGGATTCGCAACCATCCGGCGTGCCGTCGCTGTCACAATCCGCTTCGCAGGCGTCGCCCTCGCCGTCGCTGTCGCAGTCTTCCTGACCCGGATTTGCATCACTCGGGCAGTTATCGCAATCGTTCGGGATACCGTCACTGTCGCCGTCCGCCTCGCAGGCATCGGGCGTGCCGTCCGTATCGCAGTCCGCTAACGAACTGCACTCGTCGGGGATGCCGTCGGAGTTGCAGTCCTCGCTGCCGCCGACGCCCGAGCCATAAAGCGAACAGGGCCGGCCGTCCTCATCGGTGCCGGCGCCGTCGATGTCGCATTCGTCCGGAATGAGATTACTGTTGCAATCGGTGATATCGACAGGTGCGTTACCACTGAC
It encodes:
- a CDS encoding thrombospondin type 3 repeat-containing protein: MFGFGKKTQRNGTTGGRCPSKGKALLILAAATILSVSSSAQAVLFGFHEIGDDTCNLPGLVVNITEEGTTPGGNVVVHFQFTLLPGTVTTRLDGVYFDDRCLNGQALLSFDEIVEGPGVNFDNPASPGNPPNSNLTCPSFVTTSGFSADTQGGVSNAVHPGETVTLVFTLNSGKSFQYLIDCLQEPDDTVVPCIPGLRIGISHQSSTCGSGGVSGNAPVDITDCNSNLIPDECDIDGAGTDEDGRPCSLYGSGVGGSEDCNSDGIPDECSSLADCDTDGTPDACEADGDSDGIPNDCDNCPSDANPGQEDCDSDGEGDACEADCDSDGTPDGCESDQTDCDSDGTLDSCETDGDSDGVIDDCDNCLLIDNPGQTDADSDGVGDACDNCVAVANPGQENGDGDALGDACDNCDLDTNPDQEDCDSDGIGDACEPDSDTDGLPDDCDNCDFVANPGQEDGDSDGVGD